In Plasmodium chabaudi chabaudi strain AS genome assembly, chromosome: 10, a single genomic region encodes these proteins:
- a CDS encoding RNA-binding protein Nova-1, putative yields MGDGTKEEQTIKCGTSQLCFVKMLINNLVAGSIIGKNGSIISGIENKTGCSLKLSPNNSYFPNTQKRVLVICGKQEEINNVIIIILDKIRQISIPNNMHVNKNENKTQTYTCRVVVPKSAVSAIIGKGGHQIKQLQNNTGTKIQISNREDGLNERIISIVGSFDSVRDTTTKVIASIQTDPNLKDLLNVIYNKELNIENANSNNHGSAIRNISHNFINNVPMNNYVMSQQYGLFQHEQYVDINTMNYLIRNNRDLFNLPCEISIQIPDEFIGSVIGKNGARLTNIMNSTGAQIKISRKGELIPGTTDRKTRIIGTVAAVHAAHVLVLQRLESVYMQIKFDT; encoded by the coding sequence ATGGGGGATGGTACAAAGGAAGAACAAACAATAAAATGTGGTACTAGCCAATTGTGTTTTGTAAAgatgttaataaataatttagtaGCAGGATCAATTATAGGAAAAAACGGATCCATCATATCAggtattgaaaataaaactgGTTGTAGTTTAAAACTGTCACCAAATAATTCCTACTTCCCAAACACACAAAAAAGGGTTCTAGTAATATGTGGAAAAcaagaagaaataaataatgtaattataattattttagaTAAAATAAGACAAATATCAATAccaaataatatgcatgttaataaaaatgaaaataaaacacaAACATATACATGTCGAGTTGTAGTTCCTAAATCAGCAGTAAGTGCTATCATTGGAAAGGGAGGACATCAAATTAAAcaattacaaaataatacaggaacaaaaatacaaatatcaAATCGTGAAGATGGATTGAATGAAAGAATTATATCCATAGTTGGTTCGTTTGATTCGGTTCGCGATACAACAACAAAAGTTATTGCCTCAATTCAAACAGATccaaatttaaaagatttattaaatgttatttataataaagaattaaaCATTGAAAATGCTAATAGCAATAATCATGGAAGTGCAATTCGAAATATATctcataattttatcaataaTGTACCAATGAATAACTATGTAATGTCACAACAGTATGGACTATTTCAACATGAACAATATGTAGACATAAATACgatgaattatttaatcaGAAATAATCgtgatttatttaatttgccATGTGAAATATCTATACAAATTCCCGATGAATTTATCGGATCCGTTATCGGTAAAAATGGTGCTAGACttacaaatattatgaacagTACAGGTgcccaaataaaaataagtagAAAAGGAGAACTAATACCTGGAACTACTGATCGAAAAACAAGAATCATAGGAACTGTTGCAGCAGTACATGCTGCCCATGTTTTAGTCTTACAAAGATTGGAATCAGTttatatgcaaataaaatttgatacatga
- a CDS encoding DNA-directed RNA polymerases I and III subunit RPAC2, putative produces MEDKAYFQNLKTITHATFCFENEDHTLGNCLRCILLQKEGIEFAGYTVPHPTQAEINLRIQTTGEPAINILKDSLDDLSNICTIMLDKFNDALENA; encoded by the exons atggaagatAAGGCATATTTTCAGAATTTGAAAACAATAACTCATGCTACATTTTGCtttgaaaatgaagatCATACATTAG GAAATTGCTTACGTTGTATTTTACTTCAAAAGGAGGGCATAGAATTTGCTGGTTACACAGTACCGCATCCAACACAGGCAGAAATAAATCTAAGGATCCAGACAACAG GCGAGCCTGCTATAAACATTCTGAAAGATTCACTAGACGATTTATCAAACATATGTACCATCATGCTGGACAAGTTTAATGATGCCTTGGAAAATGCctag
- a CDS encoding uracil-DNA glycosylase, putative codes for MNKLKVQKTIDQFFAIKPKKSVSANIEVMTSASSDSLVSSCIEEIEKTQNNLKKRKINNDNDIIKKELRLSKDEEIIDISNVGIEPGMINKKIMQKELADYNYIEEIKSLMHTEWYEHLEGELKKNYFKNMYLRIKDERKKKVIYPPENLVFTAFLKTPLSKIKVVIVGQDPYHQKGQAMGLCFSVPVGIKIPPSLKNILKEIKQKSDHGDLTSWTEQGVFLLNTSLTVEENKPASHKNYGWETFTDKVIDIINEKKKQIVFMLWGNFAIKKCAKIDTKKHFILKSGHPSPLSIKHFVNCDHFNKCNNFLIKNNMSPIKWELPQ; via the coding sequence ATGAACAAACTAAAAGTCCAAAAAACGATTGACCAGTTTTTTGCTATCAAACCTAAAAAAAGTGTAAGCGCAAATATCGAAGTTATGACAAGCGCATCCTCAGATTCATTGGTTAGTAGTTGTATTGAAGAAATCGaaaaaacacaaaataatttgaaaaaaagaaagattaacaatgataatgatataataaaaaaagaattacGTTTAAGCAAAGATGAGGAAATCATAGATATAAGCAATGTAGGAATCGAACCAGGAAtgattaacaaaaaaataatgcaaaaaGAATTAGCTgactataattatatagaagaaataaaaagctTAATGCATACAGAATGGTATGAACATTTAGAAggtgaattaaaaaaaaattattttaaaaatatgtatttaagaataaaagatgaaagaaaaaaaaaagtgataTACCCCCCTGAGAATTTAGTATTTACAGCTTTTTTGAAAACCccattatcaaaaataaaagtagtTATAGTTGGACAAGATCCTTATCATCAAAAAGGACAAGCCATGGGATTATGTTTTTCAGTCCCTGTTGGTATTAAAATACCACCAagcttaaaaaatattttaaaagaaattaaacaaaaaagtgATCATGGAGATTTAACTAGTTGGACAGAACAAGGAGTATTCTTATTAAATACGTCTTTAACtgttgaagaaaataaaccAGCTTcccataaaaattatggtTGGGAAACATTTACAGATAAAGTTattgatataattaatgaaaaaaaaaaacaaattgtttttatgtTATGGGGTAATTTTGCTATAAAGAAATGTGCAAAAATCGatacaaaaaaacattttattttaaaatcagGACATCCATCACCATTAAgtataaaacattttgttaattgtgatcattttaataaatgtaataattttttaattaaaaataatatgtctCCAATTAAATGGGAATTACCACAATaa
- a CDS encoding ATP-dependent protease, putative, which produces MVGCLKIIRYKERRLFIKCSHLFYRSSKTVYEKNEIKPVDNILCFSLLNKPLFPGLSYVLNADKSFIQILENYKKKNIYVGLFFNKKSENDIAYDFLTDQELNTNFFLKNDEKANVPILNDKNKIIRKDIDYITSFSDIYEYGSIGLVKKILINESLNSVDKGGTDVDNSTSSHSSLSQSNQNSEVQNGTHSPRSDQVQHRVCQIVIDVLERAKINKWVGKDVGEVAIVNRYDEDTLRIGENGKLFKKIKAYQLEIVEKIKEIIKINNSYEYNILLKYYNTKNVNNLINFVGNITIGKNRNIQKMLEENNIEERLKNCIDLLNEDIYMFKMKKEIKINLENKFVKEKKELLITEQINLLKKKIGHEKTEHEKNYETFINKYNNLIKNKLDQNISTHILNEITKFKFYNENSNDYSSAYQYITTILDIPYNKYASLNNDLTTCEMILKNSHYGLESVKKYIYEYLSIYIINKNKKIKPKILLLVGYPGTGKTSICKAISKCLNIPYYIINMNNINNMNDLIGHRKTYVNSYEGKIINALINTKVMNPLIILDEFDKVEKFYNNNNVYNTFLNIFDQNQNKIFKDQYINFPIDISNVFFICTANSIDNIPDMLLDRMNIINVYPYTNMDKIYIYKNYLKKKLQLETNISDLYIHISDQMLLYIIHNYTKENGIRQFYSIIYEIYKRRAYMLLRGETSCVNLVERRNEMIDDSFSISNHAKHNIKNYIITDFINIDNGRYIKQGNASYFSKPGMTKSLAFTNNGGYIITIEVSSLSSTSLKNSDPNLNSSLNLNAQEEMPYQRSANNLVSLNTLLKNECDYASSDHAGDTKDGVCLDNLISINEHDPFIYEQARNPCQSTLQTKYKNDFSNTLHPPQVEHCDVVNSEDNARHNNGNNSKRNVENRQTRDSYNCNIVITGNVGKIMQESIIIANTYSINILNRIFPNFQSEYLHINLSECDLKKDGPSAGINFVTSILSYYLKIPVDNNLCMTGELTLNGHILRIGGLVEKIITAKNSGIQTLIIPKDNYHEYLLIPKEIKDGLHILYAHHYSQIFNYLFAPKICYKAT; this is translated from the coding sequence ATGGTGGGTTgtttgaaaattattagaTATAAGGAGCGACggttatttattaaatgtaGTCATCTATTTTATCGAAGTTCAAAAACagtttatgaaaaaaatgaaataaaaccAGTAGATAacattttatgtttttcaCTTTTAAACAAACCACTTTTTCCTGGTCTTTCATATGTCCTTAATGCTGATAAAAgttttatacaaattttagaaaattataaaaaaaaaaatatatatgtaggtctcttttttaacaaaaaatcaGAGAATGATATAGCATATGACTTTCTAACTGATCAAGAATTAAacacaaatttttttttaaaaaacgaCGAAAAAGCGAATGTGCCAATTTTGaacgataaaaataaaattataagaaaGGATATCGATTATATAACAAGTTTTAGCGACATTTATGAGTATGGCTCGATTGGGttagttaaaaaaatattgatcaATGAAAGTTTAAACAGTGTAGACAAGGGTGGTACTGACGTTGACAATAGTACGTCTTCCCACAGTTCACTCAGTCAGTCCAATCAAAATAGTGAAGTGCAAAATGGCACACATTCCCCACGCTCTGATCAGGTACAGCATCGTGTGTGCCAAATAGTTATTGACGTATTGGAACGagcaaaaataaacaagtGGGTCGGAAAGGATGTTGGAGAGGTTGCCATAGTAAACAGATATGATGAAGATACTTTGAGAATTGGCGAGaatggaaaattatttaaaaaaataaaagcataTCAACTTGAAAttgttgaaaaaataaaagaaataataaaaataaataatagttatgaatataatatattattaaaatattataatactaagaatgtaaataatttaattaattttgtaggaaatataacaataggaaaaaatagaaatatacaaaaaatgcttgaagaaaataatatagaagaacgattaaaaaattgtatagaCTTATTAAATgaggatatatatatgtttaaaatgaaaaaagaaataaaaataaatttagaaaataaatttgtaaaggaaaaaaaagaattactAATTACAGAACAGattaatttgttaaaaaaaaaaataggacatgaaaaaacagaacatgaaaaaaattatgaaacatttattaataaatataataacttgataaaaaacaagttagatcaaaatatttctacacacattttaaatgaaattacaaaatttaaattttataatgaaaatagtaaTGATTATTCATCGGCATatcaatatataacaaCAATTTTAGACATcccatataataaatatgccagcttaaataatgatttaaCTACATGTGAaatgattttaaaaaactcTCATTATGGTTTAGAGagtgttaaaaaatatatatatgaatatttaagtatatatataataaataaaaataaaaaaataaagccCAAAATTTTATTGCTTGTTGGGTATCCAGGGACAGGCAAAACGTCTATATGTAAAGCCATTAGTAAATGTTTAAATATACCAtactatataataaatatgaataatattaataatatgaacgATTTGATAGGACATCGAAAAACGTATGTAAATAGTTATGAaggtaaaataataaatgcatTGATAAATACAAAAGTTATGAATCCCTTAATTATATTAGACGAATTTGATAAAgttgaaaaattttataataataataatgtttataatacatttctaaatatatttgatcaaaatcaaaataaaatatttaaagatCAATATATTAACTTTCCTATTGATATAtcaaatgtattttttatatgtacagCTAACTCGATTGATAATATTCCTGATATGCTTTTAGATcgaatgaatataataaatgtatatccatatacaaatatggataaaatatatatatataaaaattatttaaaaaaaaaattacaattaGAGACTAACATTTCAGatctttatattcatatatccGATCaaatgttattatatattattcataattatacGAAAGAAAATGGGATTAGACAATTCTATTCgataatatatgaaatttaCAAAAGAAGAGCATACATGTTATTACGTGGTGAAACATCTTGTGTTAATTTGGTTGAAAGAAGGAACGAAATGATAGATGATTCTTTTTCTATTTCAAATCACGCTAAGcacaatataaaaaattatataataacagattttataaatatcgaTAATGGtagatatataaaacaaggGAATGCCTCCTATTTTTCAAAACCAGGTATGACAAAATCACTTGCCTTTACAAACAATGGTGGATATATCATAACGATCGAAGTTTCTAGTTTATCTAGCAcctcattaaaaaattcagaCCCTAATTTAAATTCATCACTAAATTTAAACGCTCAAGAAGAAATGCCCTATCAAAGAAGTGCAAATAATTTAGTTTCGCTAAACACCTTGTTAAAAAACGAATGTGATTATGCAAGTAGTGATCATGCTGGGGACACTAAAGATGGTGTATGTTTAGATAATTTGATTAGCATAAATGAGCATGACccttttatttatgaacaAGCAAGGAATCCATGTCAATCAACATTACAAACCaagtataaaaatgacTTCTCAAATACATTGCACCCTCCACAAGTAGAACATTGTGATGTGGTGAATTCGGAAGATAATGCCCGACATAATAATGGTAATAATAGCAAAAGAAATGTTGAGAATAGACAAACAAGAGATAGCTATAATTGTAATATTGTAATTACTGGAAATGTTGGGAAAATAATGCAAGAAAGTATAATTATAGCGAATACTTATTCGATTAATATACTAAATCGTATATTTCCAAATTTTCAAAGtgaatatttacatataaatttaagtgaatgtgatttaaaaaaagatggACCTAGTGCTggtattaattttgtaacATCAATTTTgtcttattatttaaaaatccctgttgataataatttatgtatgACCGGGGAATTAACATTAAACGGGCATATATTAAGAATTGGAGGATTagtagaaaaaataattacagCAAAAAATTCGGGAATACAAACTTTAATTATACCCAAAGACAATTAtcatgaatatttattaattcctaaagaaataaaagacggtcttcatattttatatgccCACCATTATTctcaaatttttaattaccTTTTCGCACCGAAGATATGCTACAAAGCAACataa
- a CDS encoding small nuclear ribonucleoprotein-associated protein B, putative, with the protein MGKNYRLESWLQYRVRVTISDTRYYVGTFLSYDRHMNIVLVDAEEFRRVKCKENNSKEIKRVVGLILIRGDNIVSFTAERAPVNKKTTSNITNKGIATGRGISLNNYVPMQNNMAPNMPTGVGLNMGTSKNLTPTVNPGFRPPNIPMNNRPLMPMGMQMNPNLGPPNSARGLPPQIPTQLPFPPNAKPPTEQ; encoded by the exons atgggaaaAAACTATCGATTAGAATCATGGCTACAATATAGAGTAAGAGTAACAATAAGTGATACAAGATATTATGTTGGGACTTTTCTTTCATATGATAGGCATATGAATATAGTTTTAGTTGACGCAGAAGAGTTTAGGAGAGTAAAATGTAAAGAAAACAACTCtaag gaaataaaaagagtGGTTGGtcttatattaataagaGGGGATAATATAGTTTCATTCACAGCAGAACGTGCACcagttaataaaaaaacgacaagtaatataacaaataaagGTATTGCTACTGGTCGAGGTATATccttaaataattatgtacctatgcaaaataatatggcTCCTAATATGCCAACAGGTGTAGGTCTAAACATGGGTacatcaaaaaatttaacaCCAACAGTAAATCCTGGTTTTAGACCACCAAATATTCCAATGAATAATAGACCCCTTATGCCCATGGGTATGCAAATGAATCCCAACTTAGGACCTCCAAATAGTGCACGAGGATTACCACCTCAAATCCCTACCCAATTACCATTCCCACCTAATGCTAAACCACCAACAGAGCAATAG
- a CDS encoding ubiquitin carboxyl-terminal hydrolase, putative has product MINARKGQIHVSIVNKYVDFYEENNGDSMERNGSNIKKNGDGKTYENKIDKYMKKKKKKKKDKSLNKSHFLNEKKIKKDYKKNDIINSEEKENNDDINSSASWSTNNSACLIKEDLNTSDYNKMASIKLKKNKKKLKKTKQLLLNNSDNIGCSDKGKGKKVCKAKYKDGTQLFLYLIKKYPKILLSRRSLSYYYKLVSRYNKRVLDRKKYKNEKIKLRNLLYKINLMKTTKREHPIDETEDPTTKTILDKLVARNKLISTSRGKQKIKKRRAEKEFKNDVIKNDKDNNMYDDFISNVDEKQMRTDSSSEEYMEDKLRKYKTDQKKIKKTIKKVEKKNIMNIKRNKNGETILPVKCSKIDEAQSRDVKHMDEDGNEVIKKNKESFHIRTDGYSNSNNYMYSERNYKLNDDSRIEKRDDALDSIFNYKTFESREENYYNENDEDNVRDQYIARLEEKQMNTKNKKSIKTKKNNHNTDSESKKSKKTHKNRDEYMLKKEKKKKKKKKKHIVENETEEWEKEDSSINSQNESDDINTKEYLILKEIKMKQDSQKIRLNLDASCFASKGAGLYNYGQNICFFNSIIQTIVRIPYICKDLLNRLHSLNCEKKKKKEFCFYCIFEHFGYNIISKKNVIKNSLIPYIKKYICNSYNIGYQEDVHEYLRYFLCSLEKSSFFSSVYIQKMFTGVTKNVTICMNCNNVSLKYEQYYELSLDISSVNNLEEALKNFLSNEMLIGDNGYYCEKCRKKKKATKQCVINKLPRVLTIQIKRFFMNSKFNIVKNRKHISYPLCLDMKYYVNNYYLFKNSINDDVIHLYEKMMSNNQGNKNNKNSGQHQTDQQFYNEGKSNIGQNPSINHDKLKQENDNSVKNEISKNEFSNFEKTENNNDNTSQEYKKYDNKDLNVLREIENIFIQLKNEIYIKLQNRHPPISSLKNLVIEKRKEIKKELNKIKYFKFYKGAILKISKDINTLYYCIKNSAEKNKKINLKTLVFKYRVDYYERKHKERENNQEEINFLNKKNNSNSNDFSNTNNNEKNNFFENNRNSKNENKGETNLNNNKLYQNNNHFYYELTGLIKHIGSGTDYGHYIALTKSNNNIYLQCDDNNISYVNKKDILNCAKNAYVFVYTCSHPQFIDFYNAYVDVLEKKKFDINLPVFEKRVEFRERITMPKKKFISRSLCYAIRG; this is encoded by the coding sequence atgataaatgcTCGAAAGGGACAAATACATGTATctattgttaataaatatgttgatttttatgaagaaaataatggaGATTCTATGGAAAGAAATGgatcaaatataaaaaaaaatggtgaTGGTAAAacttatgaaaataaaattgataaatatatgaaaaaaaaaaaaaaaaaaaaaaaagataaaagcTTAAATAAAagccattttttaaacgaaaaaaaaattaaaaaagattataaaaaaaatgatattataaattcagaagagaaagaaaataatgatgatataaatagtaGTGCTAGTTGGAGTACTAACAATAGTGCTTGTCTTATCAAAGAGGATTTAAATACAAGTGATTACAATAAAATGGcatcaataaaattaaaaaaaaacaaaaaaaaactaaaaaaaactaaacAGCTTTTACTAAATAATAGTGACAACATCGGATGTAGTGATAAAGGAAAGGGGAAAAAAGTTTGTAAAGCTAAATATAAAGATGGAACACaattatttctatatttaattaaaaaatatccaAAAATTTTACTTAGTCGAAGAAGTTTATCTTATTATTACAAGCTTGTCAGTAGATATAACAAACGGGTTTTagatagaaaaaaatataaaaatgaaaaaataaaattacgaaacttattatataaaataaatttaatgaaGACAACAAAAAGGGAACATCCCATTGACGAAACAGAAGACCCCACtacaaaaacaattttagaCAAGCTAGTTGCTCGAAATAAACTTATTAGTACAAGTAGGGGtaagcaaaaaataaagaaaagaagGGCAGAAAAAGAATTCAAAAATGAtgtcataaaaaatgataaagataACAATATGTATGatgattttatttctaatgtggatgaaaaacaaatgaGAACTGACAGCAGTTCAGAGGAATATATGGAAGATAAActtagaaaatataaaactgatcaaaaaaaaataaaaaaaactataaaaaaagttgaaaaaaaaaacataatgaATATTAAGAGGAATAAGAATGGGGAAACCATTCTCCCTGTGAAGTGCAGTAAAATTGATGAGGCACAAAGCAGGGATGTCAAACATATGGATGAAGATGGTAATGaagtaattaaaaaaaataaagaatcaTTTCACATTCGCACAGATGGATATAGTAATAGTaacaattatatgtatagcGAAAGGAACtacaaattaaatgatgataGTCGAATTGAAAAAAGAGATGATGCCTTAGATagcatatttaattataaaactttTGAAAGTAGAGaggaaaattattataacgaaaatgatgaagacAATGTTAGAGACCAATATATTGCAAGATTGgaagaaaaacaaatgaatacgaaaaataaaaaaagtattaaaacaaaaaaaaataatcataataCCGATAGtgaaagtaaaaaaagtaaGAAAACGCATAAGAATAGGGATGAATATATGctcaaaaaagaaaaaaaaaagaagaagaaaaaaaaaaaacatatagtAGAAAATGAAACTGAAGAATGGGAAAAGGAAGACAGCTCGATAAACAGCCAAAACGAAAgtgatgatataaatacaaaagaatatttaatattaaaagaaataaaaatgaaacaagATAGTCAAAAAATTCGATTAAATTTAGATGCTTCATGTTTTGCATCTAAAGGAGCAGGATTATATAACTATGgtcaaaatatttgtttttttaatagtatAATTCAAACAATTGTAAGAATcccatatatatgtaaagaTTTATTAAACAGATTACATTCCTTaaattgtgaaaaaaaaaaaaaaaaagaattttgtttttattgtatatttgAACATTTtggatataatattatatctaaaaaaaatgtaatcaAAAATAGTCTAATAccttatataaaaaaatatatttgtaatagTTATAATATAGGGTATCAAGAAGATGTTCATGAGTATTtaagatattttttatgttcaCTAGAaaaatcatcatttttctCATCAGTCTATATACAAAAGATGTTTACAGGAGTAACTAAAAATGTTACTATATGTATGAATTGTAATAATGtatctttaaaatatgaacaatatTATGAGTTATCATTAGATATTAGTTCagttaataatttagaagaagctttaaaaaattttctatCCAATGAGATGCTAATAGGTGATAATGGCTATTATTGTGAAAAATgccgaaaaaaaaaaaaagctacAAAACAATgtgttataaataaattaccAAGAGTCTTAactatacaaataaaaagattttttatgaactcaaaatttaatattgttaaaaatCGAAAACATATATCATATCCTTTATGTTTagatatgaaatattatgtgaataattattacttgtttaaaaatagtatcaATGATGATgttatacatttatatgaaaaaatgatgtCTAACAATCagggaaataaaaacaataaaaatagtggTCAGCACCAGACAGAtcaacaattttataatgaGGGCAAGTCGAACATTGGGCAAAACCCTTCTATTAATcatgataaattaaaacaagAAAACGACAACAGTGTGAAGAATGAGATTAGCAAAAATGAGTTTTCAAATTTTGAGAAGAccgaaaataataatgacaaCACTTCAcaggaatataaaaaatacgatAATAAAGATTTAAACGTTTTAAGagaaatagaaaatatatttatacaattaaaaaatgaaatatacaTCAAGTTACAAAATAGACATCCACCAATATCTagcttaaaaaatttagtaatagaaaaaagaaaagaaattaaaaaggaattaaataaaataaaatatttcaaattttataaaggtgctatattaaaaatttctaAAGATATCaatacattatattattgtattaaaaatagtgccgaaaaaaataaaaaaataaacttaaAAACATTggtatttaaatataggGTGGATTATTACGAGCGTAAACATAAAGAAAGAGAAAACAATCAAGaggaaataaattttttaaataaaaaaaataacagcAATTCTAACGATTTTtcaaatacaaataataatgagaaaaacaatttttttgaaaataacaGAAATtcgaaaaatgaaaataaaggggaaacaaatttaaataataataaattatatcaaaataataatcatttttattatgaattAACTGGGCTTATTAAACATATTGGATCAGGAACAGATTATGGTCATTATATTGCTCTTACAAAAtcgaataataatatttacttACAAtgtgatgataataatatttcttatgttaataaaaaggatattttaaattgtgcaaaaaatgcatatgtttttgtttatacatGTAGCCATCCACAGTTTAtcgatttttataatgCATATGTGGATGTtcttgaaaaaaaaaagtttgaTATAAATCTTCCagtttttgaaaaaaggGTTGAATTTAGAGAAAGAATAACAATgccaaagaaaaaattcataagTAGATCCCTTTGTTATGCTATACGAGgttaa